In one window of Mercurialis annua linkage group LG4, ddMerAnnu1.2, whole genome shotgun sequence DNA:
- the LOC126677646 gene encoding polyamine oxidase 2-like translates to MESGCKSNRAQLRRGLCFSDADRSEASSRTVIVIGGGMAGIAAARTLHDASFQVVLLESRDRLGGRVHTNYSFGFPIDLGASWLHGVCQENPLAPLIGRLGLPLYRTSGDNSVLYDHDLESYALFDMDGNQVPQELVTKIGVTFETILKETEKVREENAEDMSIFRALTIVFERRPELRLEGLSHKVLQWYLCRMEGWFAADADTISLKSWDQEELLPGGHGLMVRGYLPVINTLAKGLDIRLSHRVTNIVRRNNGVKVTTENGRTFVADAAVVAVPLGVLKARTINFEPRLPDWKEEAIKDLGVGIENKIVLHFEEVFWPNVEFLGVVAETSYSCSYFLNLHKATGHSVLVYMPAGQLAKDIEKMSDEAAANFAFMQLKKILPEASDPIQYLVSRWGSDINSLGSYSYDTVGKSHDLYERLRIPVDNLFFAGEATSTSYPGSVHGAFSTGLMAAEDCRMRVLERYGELDLFQPVMGEDALVSVPLLISRM, encoded by the exons GTCTTTGTTTTTCAGATGCTGATAGAAGTGAAGCATCCTCGAGAACAGTGATTGTGATCGGGGGTGGTATGGCTGGTATTGCAGCTGCTCGTACTCTCCATGATGCTTCTTTTCAG GTTGTATTATTGGAATCTCGTGACAGACTTGGTGGTCGAGTTCACACTAATTACTCATTTGGTTTTCCTATTGACTTGGGTGCATCATG gTTGCATGGTGTCTGTCAAGAGAATCCCTTGGCCCCTTTAATAGGGAGACTAGGCCTACCCCTGTACCGGACAAGTGGTGATAATTCTGTATTGTATGATCATGATCTCGAAAG CTATGCTCTCTTTGATATGGATGGGAATCAAGTTCCTCAAGAACTGGTCACCAAAATTGGTGTTACTTTTGAGACCATTCTGAAAGAG ACAGAAAAAGTGAGAGAAGAAAATGCAGAGGACATGTCCATTTTCAGAGCTTTAACAATTGTTTTTGAAAGGAGACCAGAACTAAG GCTGGAGGGACTTTCTCATAAGGTGCTTCAGTGGTACTTGTGCAGAATGGAGGGATGGTTTGCTGCCGATGCTGATACCATTTCATTAAAGAGCTGGGATCAG GAGGAACTTCTTCCTGGTGGGCATGGGCTTATGGTGAGGGGTTATCTTCCTGTCATAAATACACTTGCCAAAGGGCTTGATATACGGTTAAGCCACAG GGTAACAAATATTGTCAGGCGCAATAATGGTGTGAAAGTTACAACTGAGAATGGGAGGACATTTGTAGCAGATGCAGCAGTTGTGGCTGTTCCTCTtggagtgctcaaagcaagaaCGATAAATTTTGAACCCAGACTACCAGATTGGAAGGAAGAAGCCATTAAGGATCTTGGAGTGGGAATTGAAAATAAGATTGTGTTGCACTTTGAAGAAGTGTTCTGGCCAAATGTAGAGTTTTTGGGAGTAGTTGCAGAGACATCATATAGCTGCAGTTACTTCCTAAATCTTCACAAGGCTACTGGCCATTCTGTGCTTGTTTATATGCCTGCTGGACAGCTTGCCAAAGACATTGAGAAAATGTCTGATGAAGCTGCTGCCAATTTTGCTTTCATGCAACTCAAGAAGATTCTACCTGAAGCCTCTGATCCG ATTCAGTATCTCGTTTCTCGATGGGGCTCGGATATTAACTCACTTGGTTCCTATAGCTATGATACAGTAGGAAAATCCCATGATCTGTATGAAAGGCTGAGGATTCCTGTAGATAACCTATTCTTTGCTGGAGAGGCAACGAGTACGAGCTACCCAGGGTCGGTACATGGTGCTTTCTCCACTGGATTGATGGCTGCAGAAGATTGCAGGATGCGTGTTCTGGAGCGCTACGGAGAGTTGGATTTATTCCAGCCTGTCATGGGCGAGGACGCTTTAGTTTCTGTCCCACTTTTGATCTCCCGTATGTGA